A stretch of Brassica napus cultivar Da-Ae chromosome C6, Da-Ae, whole genome shotgun sequence DNA encodes these proteins:
- the LOC106445366 gene encoding putative 1-phosphatidylinositol-3-phosphate 5-kinase FAB1D isoform X3: MPSDIQRDIYILGEKSKDNGVESVQFLSDREDDGAEMDAPPIWEPPEPLDPEDELEDAAADECCDGSKRARSSSLGESKDGSSNQRKFNEENRRAMLAVANSKFNFIVSQLIQSAGFSLEEGESWSAIVARLCWEAASLLKPDIDGKPVDPAEYIKVKCIATGSCNESEVFKGLVFKKHAALKQMPTKYEHPRIMLVEGVLGQPLSGFSSLQSMDKQDKDVYVKPVVDIIAALKPDVMLVEKSVSRDIQLSINEQKVTLVLDMKLHRLQRISRCIGSPIIPLESLSSQKLKHCDSFRIEKIVEEHNAVGDAEKKPTKTLMFLEGCPTRLGCTILLKGSHSERLKKVKEVVQDSFNLAYHLILEASFLADRQTMFSTIFPKQATLCVMETEKVPLSPPGKSSFETIDIPFSNGFDDIQINGESDGEKAENWDSGGDHVFSHEPYNPVIFTGFSSLSAKLSKYFGLVENPESVPVTMDTDANSSHTEDATEKDERPLLLDPGLPVNTNSDDGERSPAENDIETTLESQSILVLVSKRNASKGMMCDQSHFSHIKFYKHFDVRLDRFLRDMFSQRSQCRTCGETPEAHLYYYAHQNKQLTIQIKRISVPKCLPGEAKGKIWMWSRCGKCKTKNGTRKSTKRVLISTAARSLSFGKFLELSFTQQTFLNRLCSCGHSLDKDFLHFFGLGSMVAMLSYSQVTSYTVSLPPMMLEPSIFIEVGWLEKEFHGVFTKGISLFEDAASFLKRLRSQFTNSDLSFQCALKLLSNVDELLNHERRLFQENIKISFENAKTMDDVSHKLLRLNRMRWELLFQALTWNYRLQSLVLSNRLLPSSGEKNINEEGVETNLEAGLTRYENKDKVSDSGSNEGMDEPLVEDKEIPIVGVGDNDQMEESEDNELQTLSSPGPDTTSPINDHFDTHLAVNIHSANEQELIPDSGDPPDGKVAASNGSHILGWDEWFWLPFEDLRSKPIVDVEKEYLLKFEYVNNFTKENLHAVNQIITEEGSRLRISLRDEDFIVSDYEDEVSSLIACALAHLSNADNRLPLSRCIHGSLEGFLDKDQDSKQTVDREVSRFSSESTSRLEIPPPEVLVTFGSLKSVGKPKYSIVCLYADDFRDLRKRCCSSELDYIASLSRCKPWDAKGGKSKSVFAKTLDDRFIVKEIKKTEYESFVTFAPEYFKYMKDSYDLGNQTCLAKVLGIYQVTVRQPKSGKEIRHDLMVMENLSFGRKITRQYDLKGALHARFTATSANGAEDVLLDQNFVNDMNKSPLYVSKTSKQNLQRAVYNDTAFLTSINVMDYSLLVGVDDESHELVCGIIDYLRQYTWDKQLETWVKSSLVVPKNVQPTVISPIDYKTRFRKFMKTHFLCVPDQWCVQSKESDS, encoded by the exons ATGCCCAGTGACATCCAGAGAGACATTTATATTTTGGGTGAAAAATCTAAAGACAACGGTGTTGAAAGTGTTCAATTCCTATCTGATCGTGAAGATGATGGTGCTGAAATGGATGCCCCCCCTATTTGGGAACCCCCGGAGCCACTAGACCCAGAAGATGAACTAGAAGATGCTGCTGCTGATGAATGTTGTGATGGCTCTAAACGGGCCAGATCATCTTCTTTAGGGGAATCTAAAGATGGAAGTAGTAACCAGAGAAAGTTCAATGAAGAAAATCGAAGAGCAATGCTTGCGGTGGCAAACTCAAAGTTTAACTTCATTGTGAGTCAGCTTATTCAGTCGGCTGGGTTTTCATTGGAAGAAGGTGAAAGTTGGAGTGCGATAGTTGCTAGGTTATGCTGGGAGGCTGCTTCACTATTAAAGCCAGATATTGATGGCAAACCAGTTGATCCGGCTGAGTACATCAAAGTGAAATGCATAGCAACTGGTTCTTGCAATGAAAG TGAAGTTTTTAAAGGCCTTGTTTTCAAAAAACATGCTGCTCTTAAACAAATGCCTACCAAGTATGAGCATCCTAGAATAATGTTAGTCGAAGGAGTACTGGGCCAGCCATTAAGTGGTTTTTCTTCTCTCCAGTCAATGGATAAG CAGGACAAAGATGTTTATGTGAAGCCTGTTGTTGATATCATAGCCGCGTTGAAGCCTGACGTCATGCTGGTGGAAAAATCTGTTTCGCGTGATATCCAATTGTCTATTAATGAACAAAAGGTCACTCTGGTGCTTGACATGAAGCTCCACCGTCTACAGCGAATTTCTCGATGCATAGGTTCACCAATCATTCCATTGGAATCTCTGTCTAGTCAGAAGTTAAAGCACTGTGATTCCTTTCGCATTGAGAAAATTGTGGAGGAGCATAATGCTGTGGGCGACGCTGAGAAGAAGCCAACTAAAACGCTGATGTTCTTAGAAGGTTGTCCTACCCGCCTTGGCTGCACG ATTTTACTTAAAGGAAGCCACAGTGAGAGGTTGAAAAAGGTCAAAGAAGTAGTACAAGATTCATTTAACCttgcatatcatctaatcttgGAGGCTTCCTTCCTTGCTGATCGGCAAACAATGTTCTCAACCATCTTTCCAAAGCAAGCTACCTTATGTGTTATGGAAACAGAAAAAGTTCCACTATCTCCTCCTGGAAAATCTTCATTTGAAACAATTGATATTCCCTTTTCTAATGGATTCGATGATATTCAGATAAATGGGGAATCAGATGGTGAGAAAGCTGAAAACTGGGATTCTGGTGGAGATCATGTCTTCTCTCACGAGCCATATAATCCAGTTATTTTTACTGGGTTTTCCTCTTTATCCGCCAAGCTAAGTAAATATTTTGGCTTAGTTGAAAATCCGGAATCAGTTCCAGTTACTATGGATACAGATGCAAATAGCAGCCATACCGAAGATGCTACAGAAAAGGATGAAAGACCTTTGTTACTTGACCCTGGGCTCCCGGTAAACACGAATTCAGATGATGGAGAGAGGTCGCCAGCTGAGAATGATATTGAGACCACCTTGGAATCTCAGAGTATATTGGTTTTAGTGTCAAAGAGGAATGCTTCTAAGGGGATGATGTGTGACCAAAGTCATTTTTCGCACATAAAGTTTTACAAGCACTTTGATGTCCGCTTGGATAGATTCCTGCGAGATATGTTCAGTCAG AGAAGCCAGTGCCGAACGTGCGGTGAAACTCCGGAAGCACATCTTTACTATTATGCTCATCAAAACAAGCAACTAACAATCCAAATCAAGCGAATTTCTGTACCAAAATGTTTGCCTGGTGAGGCAAAAGGAAAAATCTGGATGTGGAGTCGTTGTGGAAAGTGTAAGACAAAGAATGGGACCCGAAAATCTACCAAACGAGTGCTGATATCGACTGCTGCTCGTAGCTTGTCATTTGGAAAATTCCTGGAGCTCAGCTTTACTCAGCAAACTTTTCTGAATAGATTGTGTAGCTGCGGCCACTCTTTGGACAAGGACTTTCTTCACTTCTTTGG GTTAGGCTCCATGGTTGCTATGCTCAGTTACTCCCAAGTCACATCTTACACAGTGTCTCTGCCACCCATGATGCTGGAGCCTAGCATTTTTATAGAAGTGGGTTGGCTTGAAAAAGAATTCCATGGA GTATTTACTAAAGGTATCTCCTTGTTCGAGGACGCTGCTAGTTTTCTGAAGAGACTAAGATCACAGTTCACAAATTCAGATCTCAGCTTCCAGTGTGCACTAAAATTGTTGTCAAACGTCGACGAGTTGCTGAATCACGAGCGCCGCCTATTTCAG GAAAACATCAAGATTTCTTTTGAGAATGCTAAAACCATGGATGATGTTTCCCACAAACTGCTCCGCTTAAACCGCATGAGGTGGGAACTTTTGTTCCAAGCTCTCACCTGGAACTACCGATTGCAGTCGCTGGTTTTATCTAATCGTTTGCTAccttcaagtggggagaagaaTATAAATGAAGAAGGTGTAGAGACCAATCTTGAGGCTGGATTGACAAGATATGAAAATAAGGACAAAGTTTCTGATTCTGGTAGCAATGAAGGCATGGACGAACCACTTGTCGAAGACAAGGAAATTCCAATAGTTGGTGTTGGGGACAATGATCAGATGGAAGAATCTGAAGATAATGAATTGCAAACTCTGTCCAGCCCCGGGCCTGATACAACCTCTCCCATCAACGATCATTTTGACACCCACTTGGCTGTTAATATCCACTCAGCCAATGAACAAGAATTAATTCCAGATAGTGGAGATCCACCGGATGGGAAGGTTGCTGCCTCTAATGGGTCACACATCTTAGGCTGGGATGAGTGGTTCTGGTTGCCATTTGAAGATCTACGATCAAAGCCTATTGTCGATGTGGAGAAGGAATACTTGTTGAAATTTGAGTATGTTAACAATTTCACCAAAGAAAACCTGCATGCGGTGAACCAAATAATCACTGAGGAAGGTTCTCGTCTGCGGATCTCTTTGAGGGATGAAGATTTTATCGTGTCAGACTATGAAGACGAGGTCTCGAGCCTAATAGCTTGCGCGCTTGCCCATCTGAGCAATGCTGATAACAGATTGCCTCTTTCAAGGTGCATTCATGGATCTCTCGAAGGGTTCCTGGATAAAGATCAAGATTCTAAGCAAACTGTTGACCGTGAGGTTTCTCGTTTCTCGAGTGAGAGTACGAGTCGGTTGGAAATACCACCTCCAGAGGTCCTTGTTACTTTTGGGTCACTCAAATCAGTGGGAAAACCCAAATACTCTATTGTGTGCCTATATGCAGATGATTTCCGCGACCTCAGAAAGCGTTGTTGCTCCTCAGAGCTTGACTATATTGCTTCGCTTAGCCGTTGTAAGCCATGGGACGCTAAGGGAGGGAAGAGCAAATCAGTGTTCGCTAAGACTTTGGATGATAGGTTCATTGTAAAAGAGATCAAGAAGACAGAGTACGAATCATTTGTGACGTTTGCTCCTGAATATTTCAAGTACATGAAGGACTCGTATGATCTAGGCAACCAGACTTGTCTAGCCAAAGTTCTTGGGATCTATCAG GTAACTGTAAGGCAGCCAAAGAGCGGGAAAGAGATAAGGCACGACCTGATGGTAATGGAGAATCTcagttttggcagaaaaattaCTCGCCAATACGATCTCAAAGGCGCTCTACACGCTCGGTTTACGGCTACTTCTGCTAATGGCGCGGAAGATGTTCTGTTGGATCAGAACTTCGTCAACGACATGAACAAATCCCCTCTTTACGTTAGCAAGACATCAAAGCAAAATCTGCAAAGAGCGGTTTACAACGACACAGCCTTCCTAACC AGTATAAACGTGATGGACTACTCATTGCTGGTTGGAGTAGATGATGAGAGTCATGAGCTAGTGTGTGGGATAATAGACTACTTGAGGCAATACACATGGGACAAGCAGTTAGAGACGTGGGTGAAATCGTCTTTGGTGGTTCCAAAGAACGTGCAGCCGACAGTGATCAGCCCTATTGATTACAAGACGAGGTTCAGGAAATTCATGAAGACTCATTTCTTATGCGTCCCTGACCAGTGGTGTGTTCAATCCAAGGAGAGCGACTCTTGA
- the LOC106445366 gene encoding putative 1-phosphatidylinositol-3-phosphate 5-kinase FAB1D isoform X1, which produces MTTTNSLSDSERSLSGECSVDGNSYERGNEDECSSHGSQEDVDSPLKDKKVDRQYTLERKSKSMPSDIQRDIYILGEKSKDNGVESVQFLSDREDDGAEMDAPPIWEPPEPLDPEDELEDAAADECCDGSKRARSSSLGESKDGSSNQRKFNEENRRAMLAVANSKFNFIVSQLIQSAGFSLEEGESWSAIVARLCWEAASLLKPDIDGKPVDPAEYIKVKCIATGSCNESEVFKGLVFKKHAALKQMPTKYEHPRIMLVEGVLGQPLSGFSSLQSMDKQDKDVYVKPVVDIIAALKPDVMLVEKSVSRDIQLSINEQKVTLVLDMKLHRLQRISRCIGSPIIPLESLSSQKLKHCDSFRIEKIVEEHNAVGDAEKKPTKTLMFLEGCPTRLGCTILLKGSHSERLKKVKEVVQDSFNLAYHLILEASFLADRQTMFSTIFPKQATLCVMETEKVPLSPPGKSSFETIDIPFSNGFDDIQINGESDGEKAENWDSGGDHVFSHEPYNPVIFTGFSSLSAKLSKYFGLVENPESVPVTMDTDANSSHTEDATEKDERPLLLDPGLPVNTNSDDGERSPAENDIETTLESQSILVLVSKRNASKGMMCDQSHFSHIKFYKHFDVRLDRFLRDMFSQRSQCRTCGETPEAHLYYYAHQNKQLTIQIKRISVPKCLPGEAKGKIWMWSRCGKCKTKNGTRKSTKRVLISTAARSLSFGKFLELSFTQQTFLNRLCSCGHSLDKDFLHFFGLGSMVAMLSYSQVTSYTVSLPPMMLEPSIFIEVGWLEKEFHGVFTKGISLFEDAASFLKRLRSQFTNSDLSFQCALKLLSNVDELLNHERRLFQENIKISFENAKTMDDVSHKLLRLNRMRWELLFQALTWNYRLQSLVLSNRLLPSSGEKNINEEGVETNLEAGLTRYENKDKVSDSGSNEGMDEPLVEDKEIPIVGVGDNDQMEESEDNELQTLSSPGPDTTSPINDHFDTHLAVNIHSANEQELIPDSGDPPDGKVAASNGSHILGWDEWFWLPFEDLRSKPIVDVEKEYLLKFEYVNNFTKENLHAVNQIITEEGSRLRISLRDEDFIVSDYEDEVSSLIACALAHLSNADNRLPLSRCIHGSLEGFLDKDQDSKQTVDREVSRFSSESTSRLEIPPPEVLVTFGSLKSVGKPKYSIVCLYADDFRDLRKRCCSSELDYIASLSRCKPWDAKGGKSKSVFAKTLDDRFIVKEIKKTEYESFVTFAPEYFKYMKDSYDLGNQTCLAKVLGIYQVTVRQPKSGKEIRHDLMVMENLSFGRKITRQYDLKGALHARFTATSANGAEDVLLDQNFVNDMNKSPLYVSKTSKQNLQRAVYNDTAFLTSINVMDYSLLVGVDDESHELVCGIIDYLRQYTWDKQLETWVKSSLVVPKNVQPTVISPIDYKTRFRKFMKTHFLCVPDQWCVQSKESDS; this is translated from the exons ATGACGACCACTAACTCCTTATCGGACAGCGAACGCTCTCTCTCTG GCGAGTGTTCTGTTGATGGAAACTCTTATGAAAG GGGTAATGAAGATGAGTGTTCGAGCCATGGTAGTCAAGAAGATGTGGACTCCCCCCTAAAGGATAAGAAGGTCGATCGCCAATATACCTTAGAGCGCAAGTCCAAGAGCATGCCCAGTGACATCCAGAGAGACATTTATATTTTGGGTGAAAAATCTAAAGACAACGGTGTTGAAAGTGTTCAATTCCTATCTGATCGTGAAGATGATGGTGCTGAAATGGATGCCCCCCCTATTTGGGAACCCCCGGAGCCACTAGACCCAGAAGATGAACTAGAAGATGCTGCTGCTGATGAATGTTGTGATGGCTCTAAACGGGCCAGATCATCTTCTTTAGGGGAATCTAAAGATGGAAGTAGTAACCAGAGAAAGTTCAATGAAGAAAATCGAAGAGCAATGCTTGCGGTGGCAAACTCAAAGTTTAACTTCATTGTGAGTCAGCTTATTCAGTCGGCTGGGTTTTCATTGGAAGAAGGTGAAAGTTGGAGTGCGATAGTTGCTAGGTTATGCTGGGAGGCTGCTTCACTATTAAAGCCAGATATTGATGGCAAACCAGTTGATCCGGCTGAGTACATCAAAGTGAAATGCATAGCAACTGGTTCTTGCAATGAAAG TGAAGTTTTTAAAGGCCTTGTTTTCAAAAAACATGCTGCTCTTAAACAAATGCCTACCAAGTATGAGCATCCTAGAATAATGTTAGTCGAAGGAGTACTGGGCCAGCCATTAAGTGGTTTTTCTTCTCTCCAGTCAATGGATAAG CAGGACAAAGATGTTTATGTGAAGCCTGTTGTTGATATCATAGCCGCGTTGAAGCCTGACGTCATGCTGGTGGAAAAATCTGTTTCGCGTGATATCCAATTGTCTATTAATGAACAAAAGGTCACTCTGGTGCTTGACATGAAGCTCCACCGTCTACAGCGAATTTCTCGATGCATAGGTTCACCAATCATTCCATTGGAATCTCTGTCTAGTCAGAAGTTAAAGCACTGTGATTCCTTTCGCATTGAGAAAATTGTGGAGGAGCATAATGCTGTGGGCGACGCTGAGAAGAAGCCAACTAAAACGCTGATGTTCTTAGAAGGTTGTCCTACCCGCCTTGGCTGCACG ATTTTACTTAAAGGAAGCCACAGTGAGAGGTTGAAAAAGGTCAAAGAAGTAGTACAAGATTCATTTAACCttgcatatcatctaatcttgGAGGCTTCCTTCCTTGCTGATCGGCAAACAATGTTCTCAACCATCTTTCCAAAGCAAGCTACCTTATGTGTTATGGAAACAGAAAAAGTTCCACTATCTCCTCCTGGAAAATCTTCATTTGAAACAATTGATATTCCCTTTTCTAATGGATTCGATGATATTCAGATAAATGGGGAATCAGATGGTGAGAAAGCTGAAAACTGGGATTCTGGTGGAGATCATGTCTTCTCTCACGAGCCATATAATCCAGTTATTTTTACTGGGTTTTCCTCTTTATCCGCCAAGCTAAGTAAATATTTTGGCTTAGTTGAAAATCCGGAATCAGTTCCAGTTACTATGGATACAGATGCAAATAGCAGCCATACCGAAGATGCTACAGAAAAGGATGAAAGACCTTTGTTACTTGACCCTGGGCTCCCGGTAAACACGAATTCAGATGATGGAGAGAGGTCGCCAGCTGAGAATGATATTGAGACCACCTTGGAATCTCAGAGTATATTGGTTTTAGTGTCAAAGAGGAATGCTTCTAAGGGGATGATGTGTGACCAAAGTCATTTTTCGCACATAAAGTTTTACAAGCACTTTGATGTCCGCTTGGATAGATTCCTGCGAGATATGTTCAGTCAG AGAAGCCAGTGCCGAACGTGCGGTGAAACTCCGGAAGCACATCTTTACTATTATGCTCATCAAAACAAGCAACTAACAATCCAAATCAAGCGAATTTCTGTACCAAAATGTTTGCCTGGTGAGGCAAAAGGAAAAATCTGGATGTGGAGTCGTTGTGGAAAGTGTAAGACAAAGAATGGGACCCGAAAATCTACCAAACGAGTGCTGATATCGACTGCTGCTCGTAGCTTGTCATTTGGAAAATTCCTGGAGCTCAGCTTTACTCAGCAAACTTTTCTGAATAGATTGTGTAGCTGCGGCCACTCTTTGGACAAGGACTTTCTTCACTTCTTTGG GTTAGGCTCCATGGTTGCTATGCTCAGTTACTCCCAAGTCACATCTTACACAGTGTCTCTGCCACCCATGATGCTGGAGCCTAGCATTTTTATAGAAGTGGGTTGGCTTGAAAAAGAATTCCATGGA GTATTTACTAAAGGTATCTCCTTGTTCGAGGACGCTGCTAGTTTTCTGAAGAGACTAAGATCACAGTTCACAAATTCAGATCTCAGCTTCCAGTGTGCACTAAAATTGTTGTCAAACGTCGACGAGTTGCTGAATCACGAGCGCCGCCTATTTCAG GAAAACATCAAGATTTCTTTTGAGAATGCTAAAACCATGGATGATGTTTCCCACAAACTGCTCCGCTTAAACCGCATGAGGTGGGAACTTTTGTTCCAAGCTCTCACCTGGAACTACCGATTGCAGTCGCTGGTTTTATCTAATCGTTTGCTAccttcaagtggggagaagaaTATAAATGAAGAAGGTGTAGAGACCAATCTTGAGGCTGGATTGACAAGATATGAAAATAAGGACAAAGTTTCTGATTCTGGTAGCAATGAAGGCATGGACGAACCACTTGTCGAAGACAAGGAAATTCCAATAGTTGGTGTTGGGGACAATGATCAGATGGAAGAATCTGAAGATAATGAATTGCAAACTCTGTCCAGCCCCGGGCCTGATACAACCTCTCCCATCAACGATCATTTTGACACCCACTTGGCTGTTAATATCCACTCAGCCAATGAACAAGAATTAATTCCAGATAGTGGAGATCCACCGGATGGGAAGGTTGCTGCCTCTAATGGGTCACACATCTTAGGCTGGGATGAGTGGTTCTGGTTGCCATTTGAAGATCTACGATCAAAGCCTATTGTCGATGTGGAGAAGGAATACTTGTTGAAATTTGAGTATGTTAACAATTTCACCAAAGAAAACCTGCATGCGGTGAACCAAATAATCACTGAGGAAGGTTCTCGTCTGCGGATCTCTTTGAGGGATGAAGATTTTATCGTGTCAGACTATGAAGACGAGGTCTCGAGCCTAATAGCTTGCGCGCTTGCCCATCTGAGCAATGCTGATAACAGATTGCCTCTTTCAAGGTGCATTCATGGATCTCTCGAAGGGTTCCTGGATAAAGATCAAGATTCTAAGCAAACTGTTGACCGTGAGGTTTCTCGTTTCTCGAGTGAGAGTACGAGTCGGTTGGAAATACCACCTCCAGAGGTCCTTGTTACTTTTGGGTCACTCAAATCAGTGGGAAAACCCAAATACTCTATTGTGTGCCTATATGCAGATGATTTCCGCGACCTCAGAAAGCGTTGTTGCTCCTCAGAGCTTGACTATATTGCTTCGCTTAGCCGTTGTAAGCCATGGGACGCTAAGGGAGGGAAGAGCAAATCAGTGTTCGCTAAGACTTTGGATGATAGGTTCATTGTAAAAGAGATCAAGAAGACAGAGTACGAATCATTTGTGACGTTTGCTCCTGAATATTTCAAGTACATGAAGGACTCGTATGATCTAGGCAACCAGACTTGTCTAGCCAAAGTTCTTGGGATCTATCAG GTAACTGTAAGGCAGCCAAAGAGCGGGAAAGAGATAAGGCACGACCTGATGGTAATGGAGAATCTcagttttggcagaaaaattaCTCGCCAATACGATCTCAAAGGCGCTCTACACGCTCGGTTTACGGCTACTTCTGCTAATGGCGCGGAAGATGTTCTGTTGGATCAGAACTTCGTCAACGACATGAACAAATCCCCTCTTTACGTTAGCAAGACATCAAAGCAAAATCTGCAAAGAGCGGTTTACAACGACACAGCCTTCCTAACC AGTATAAACGTGATGGACTACTCATTGCTGGTTGGAGTAGATGATGAGAGTCATGAGCTAGTGTGTGGGATAATAGACTACTTGAGGCAATACACATGGGACAAGCAGTTAGAGACGTGGGTGAAATCGTCTTTGGTGGTTCCAAAGAACGTGCAGCCGACAGTGATCAGCCCTATTGATTACAAGACGAGGTTCAGGAAATTCATGAAGACTCATTTCTTATGCGTCCCTGACCAGTGGTGTGTTCAATCCAAGGAGAGCGACTCTTGA